A genomic segment from Eremothecium gossypii ATCC 10895 chromosome III, complete sequence encodes:
- the VPS53 gene encoding Vps53p (Syntenic homolog of Saccharomyces cerevisiae YJL029C (VPS53)) translates to MSCDKPDYDPLEDLVTILSGIDSLDHLDKLLVATREHKLRLHEEVKAERELADSPLGSADDELDQLIHKVERTQQLSKSTESTISDLTKDIAYLDTVKKNLTHSMAWFQNLNDLSESYCQCKHYLEQQSFKEMSAPYAVMTSLSDMFQGYKSVTEINRLLELIRALEDDTIHSIKQLYRKLFESKETLNVTEATFKEGACVLLESNPTDKFEVINWSLDKILGEIREIFQVDDEAGSLENISRRYLFFKRVLNNFQANFASYFPASWEMPLRLTSMFFIFTKHDIQILLDREMKKTPSLELFMEALQATVDFEKYIGIKFSNKLSNITHEKISTCFEPHLSLWLSHHDQVMNSKMLAYMSETKLPNSSDSHVVPSSAALFRTYRQILSQTLELTDGEGRSAVLSDLAGFFSKWLIEYSNKILQPLLLPENARMEEKDEVIQYTILMINTADYCSITAGQLEEKLQEYVDSGDTISKQFDKAKSRFGLLVSQGLQFLLTHILSPELHFAWREFSNSDWRHPLGEGYSRYIVTLEHILTPDDVQGDSLVHKLLSQFNRDVFVWNMLDRITELVTTEFLRCITKLLVPKEPFGNMKSRRQFTVAQVIGIGKQLLLDCQSLERILKKLPEGLPDGKATQNNRINRHIDTNIAQLSALCKVLAVPLDSPASYHDEYFGIINNKNHAVWALVFALKGMQWEISEWKTYWEEFKTRETSATESSIDLFIFYRDESTVRHFVAAMLKVVDPGWKAFASEELRLVSSRSSSRPSTPPPSNIGPARNKSINENLKNLVSNTRFFNRGG, encoded by the coding sequence ATGAGTTGCGATAAGCCTGACTATGATCCTTTGGAGGACCTTGTAACGATATTATCTGGAATTGATTCGCTCGACCACCTGGACAAGCTGTTAGTGGCCACGAGAGAGCATAAGCTACGATTGCATGAAGAGGTTAAGGCTGAAAGGGAATTAGCAGACTCGCCGCTGGGAAGCGCAGACGATGAACTGGATCAGCTGATTCACAAGGTTGAGAGAACGCAGCAATTATCGAAAAGTACGGAATCGACCATCTCGGATTTAACGAAAGACATTGCGTACCTGGATACAGTGAAGAAGAATTTGACGCACTCTATGGCGTGGTTCCAGAACCTCAATGACCTGAGCGAGTCCTACTGCCAGTGCAAGCACTATCTCGAGCAGCAGTCCTTCAAGGAAATGAGCGCACCCTATGCGGTGATGACCTCTCTTAGTGATATGTTCCAAGGATACAAGTCCGTGACAGAGATCAATCGCCTGCTTGAGCTGATACGTGCTTTGGAAGATGACACCATTCACTCTATCAAACAGCTTTATCGAAAGCTCTTTGAGAGCAAGGAGACCCTCAATGTCACCGAGGCGACTTTCAAGGAAGGTGCATGTGTGTTGCTGGAATCCAACCCCACTGATAAGTTTGAAGTCATCAATTGGTCTTTAGATAAGATCCTGGGGGAAATTAGAGAGATATTTCAGGTTGACGATGAGGCAGGGTCACTTGAGAATATATCACGACGTTACCTTTTCTTTAAAAGGGTGCTGAACAATTTCCAGGCAAACTTTGCATCGTACTTCCCAGCTAGCTGGGAAATGCCTCTGAGACTCACCTCGATGTTCTTTATTTTTACTAAGCATGACATCCAAATACTGCTCGACAGAGAGATGAAGAAGACGCCTTCCTTGGAATTGTTCATGGAAGCCCTGCAAGCGACTGTCGACTTTGAAAAATATATTGGAATAAAGTTCTCTAATAAACTCTCCAACATAACCCACGAAAAGATCTCAACCTGTTTCGAACCTCATCTGTCGCTCTGGCTCTCCCATCATGACCAGGTTATGAACAGCAAAATGCTGGCCTATATGAGCGAGACAAAACTCCCGAACTCGTCAGACTCGCATGTAGTGCCATCCAGCGCGGCATTGTTTCGAACATACCGTCAAATACTGAGCCAAACCTTAGAGCTCACGGATGGAGAAGGAAGGTCGGCAGTCCTCTCTGACCTTGCTGGGTTCTTTTCCAAATGGTTAATTGAGTACTCGAACAAGATACTACAGCCTCTCTTACTTCCTGAGAACGCTAGAATGGAAGAAAAGGATGAGGTTATACAGTACACAATACTCATGATCAATACCGCCGATTACTGCTCTATTACTGCAGGACAGCTTGAGGAAAAATTACAAGAATATGTGGATTCGGGTGACACTATCTCAAAACAATTCGATAAGGCCAAGTCGAGATTCGGTTTGTTAGTGTCGCAAGGTTTACAGTTCCTGTTGACGCACATTTTGTCGCCTGAACTGCACTTTGCATGGAGGGAGTTTTCGAACTCCGACTGGAGACATCCGCTTGGTGAGGGTTATAGCAGGTACATTGTCACGTTAGAACATATTCTAACACCGGATGATGTGCAGGGTGATTCCCTCGTGCACAAGCTATTATCGCAGTTCAATAGAGATGTTTTTGTTTGGAATATGCTGGATAGAATAACCGAACTCGTAACAACGGAGTTTCTACGTTGCATTACAAAACTGCTGGTTCCAAAGGAACCCTTTGGTAACATGAAAAGCAGGAGACAGTTCACTGTCGCACAGGTCATAGGCATTGGTAAGCAACTTCTGCTTGACTGTCAGTCACTGGAACGTATTTTGAAAAAGCTTCCTGAAGGTCTGCCAGACGGGAAAGCCACTCAAAACAATAGAATCAATCGGCATATCGACACCAACATTGCCCAATTATCCGCCCTGTGTAAAGTGCTGGCCGTGCCATTGGACTCGCCAGCCTCGTACCACGATGAGTACTTCGGCATCATTAACAATAAAAACCACGCGGTGTGGGCATTGGTGTTCGCACTCAAGGGAATGCAATGGGAGATCAGCGAGTGGAAGACATACTGGGAAGAGTTCAAGACGCGCGAGACGAGTGCCACAGAAAGTAGCATTGATCTCTTCATCTTCTACCGCGACGAAAGCACGGTCCGCCACTTTGTTGCGGCAATGCTGAAGGTCGTGGACCCGGGCTGGAAGGCGTTCGCCTCGGAGGAACTGCGCCTTGTCTCCTcgcgctccagcagcaggccctCGACGCCGCCCCCATCCAATATCGGCCCAGCCCGTAACAAAAGTATAAACGAGAATCTCAAGAACCTCGTCTCGAACACAAGGTTCTTCAACAGAGGTGGGTAA
- the CCT8 gene encoding chaperonin-containing T-complex subunit CCT8 (Syntenic homolog of Saccharomyces cerevisiae YJL008C (CCT8)): MSLKLPQNPNAGLFKQGYNSYSNADGQIQKSIAAIREIHQMCLTSMGPCGRNKIIVNHLGKYLITNDAATMLRELEIVHPAVKVLVMATEQQKIDVGDGTNMVMVLAGELLNLSEKLISLGLSPVEVIQGYTMAKNFTIEELDKMVVQEVIDKHDKDELIKVIKPVISSKQFGSEELLSELIAEAVSYVLPSKSNFFNVDSIRVVKIMGSSLSNSTVIKGMVFNREPEGHLKSLPKGGKHKVAVFTCPIDIASTETKGTVLLHNAQEMLDFTKGEEKQLDAMIKEIADTGVRCVIAGSGVGELALHYLNRYEVLVLKIPSKFELRRVCRVCGATPMPRLGAPTPEEIGVVETVKSMEIGGDRVTVFKQESEETTRTATIILRGATQNNLDDIERAIDGGVAAIKGLLKLDGGKLLPGAGATEIELVSRITKYGEKTPGLLQLAIKQFAMAFEVIPRTLAETAGLNVNEVLPNLHAAHAPAGDSASTDDKIYQGIDIDGTTPEGIVDIRNEGVYDMLAAKKFAINVATDAANTVLSVDQIIMAKRAGGPAAPKGPKPGNWDQED, from the coding sequence ATGTCTCTGAAGCTACCTCAAAATCCGAATGCCGGCCTCTTCAAGCAAGGGTATAACAGTTACTCGAATGCAGACGGTCAAATTCAAAAGTCCATTGCGGCGATTCGCGAAATCCATCAGATGTGTTTGACTTCGATGGGGCCTTGTGGCAGGAATAAGATCATTGTAAACCATCTGGGGAAGTACCTGATCACCAATGATGCCGCGACGATGCTACGTGAGCTGGAGATCGTTCATCCGGCCGTAAAGGTGCTTGTGATGGCCACCGAGCAGCAAAAAATAGACGTCGGGGACGGCACTAACATGGTCATGGTACTAGCAGGAGAGCTGTTGAACCTCAGTGAAAAGTTGATTTCTCTGGGGCTGTCTCCTGTGGAGGTTATTCAGGGCTACACAATGGCTAAGAACTTCACTATTGAGGAGTTGGATAAGATGGTGGTCCAAGAGGTCATCGACAAGCACGATAAGGACGAGCTTATTAAAGTGATAAAACCTGTGATATCTTCCAAGCAGTTCGGTTCCGAAGAGCTACTCAGCGAGCTCATCGCAGAAGCAGTAAGCTATGTTTTGCCGTCCAAATCCAATTTTTTCAACGTGGATTCGATCAGGGTTGTGAAGATTATGGGAAGCTCCTTGTCCAACTCCACTGTTATCAAGGGTATGGTTTTCAACCGTGAGCCAGAAGGCCACTTGAAGTCTCTGCCAAAGGGTGGGAAGCACAAGGTGGCTGTGTTCACTTGCCCCATTGACATTGCCAGCACAGAAACAAAGGGTACGGTCTTGCTACACAATGCGCAGGAAATGTTGGACTTCACCAAGGGTGAGGAGAAGCAGCTGGATGCAATGATCAAAGAAATTGCAGACACTGGCGTGCGCTGTGTGATTGCAGGCAGTGGCGTCGGTGAATTGGCTCTGCATTATCTGAACAGATATGAAGTCCTCGTCCTGAAGATCCCCTCTAAGTTTGAGTTGAGAAGGGTATGCCGCGTGTGCGGTGCTACGCCAATGCCACGGCTGGGCGCCCCTACTCCAGAGGAAATCGGTGTAGTAGAGACTGTTAAGAGCATGGAAATTGGTGGCGACAGAGTTACCGTATTTAAGCAAGAGTCGGAGGAAACGACGAGAACTGCCACGATTATTCTACGGGGCGCCACACAGAATAACTTGGACGACATAGAAAGAGCCATCGATGGTGGAGTTGCCGCCATCAAGGGCCTCCTCAAGCTCGATGGCGggaagctgctgccggGAGCAGGTGCCACAGAGATCGAGCTCGTGTCTAGGATTACCAAATATGGAGAGAAGACCCCTGGTTTGCTACAGTTGGCGATCAAACAGTTTGCGATGGCATTCGAGGTCATCCCCAGGACGTTGGCGGAAACTGCCGGCCTGAATGTCAACGAAGTTCTACCAAACCTTCATGCCGCGCATGCACCTGCTGGCGACAGCGCAAGCACTGACGACAAGATATACCAGGGCATTGATATAGACGGCACCACACCAGAGGGTATTGTAGATATCAGGAATGAAGGCGTTTACGACATGCTGGCTGCCAAGAAATTCGCAATCAACGTCGCAACCGATGCTGCTAACACTGTTCTCTCTGTTGATCAGATCATCATGGCGAAGAGAGCAGGCGGCCCTGCAGCTCCAAAGGGACCAAAACCAGGTAACTGGGATCAAGAAGATTGA
- the NOP9 gene encoding RNA-binding RNA processing protein NOP9 (Syntenic homolog of Saccharomyces cerevisiae YJL010C (NOP9)), which produces MAKQRGRKLLQKQNKDDFKHSLDQERHEEEVIQVPVDKAPAPISADGPNTFFGTLDTQELEYFKRAESTMAVDTFESADEKYQFINSVIEESKGKELKLATSQICSKLMERIILAADDQQLKAIFQGINGFFVNLSYNKYASHVVETLLVRSAALIEKELLTPVFEAELDGDEQVYASMENMFLFMLNELKPHMKMMINHQYASHVFRLLILVLSAKKLPKSTQSNSALRSKKSKIARKMVDLKDNADFDRTYRTPDSFKLELKGILVMLYKQFTNGIEPGTKHSEVNIACVTKFREYCVDKVASPVIQLIIQVEGIFDRDRSFWNLVFSNTEQNDPKEESFMEYLLSDSVGSHFLQAVIGFARTKQVERLYKLYMQDRIVKLAKRDTTGAFVIMSLLQNLGSKEVKSILDDLVPELSILLNSNLDFGSEIIEASIRQGDYKKTEIVEQLGKKYYPADSESKNILESCLQLASSTLGNTKDDWPTADERRRALFLEKLINFDDYFLEIAVESLLNLPEERIMQMCYHGVFSHVVEHVLQAKRVETVKRKLLLNILYKDAVNLACNAYGSHIMDKLWEFTAKLTLYKERIANLLLEEADKVKNSIYGRQVWKNWHLELYVRKRFDWRKKVKEQELEVFPDSKPLQPKQKESIPAKRSAPSNNQRPGSLNKKRNAEKHHT; this is translated from the coding sequence ATGGCAAAGCAAAGAGGAAGAAAGCTGCTACAGAAGCAGAATAAAGACGATTTCAAACACTCATTGGATCAGGAAAGACATGAGGAAGAAGTTATTCAAGTCCCAGTTGACAAAGCGCCGGCCCCAATCTCTGCGGATGGACCTAATACGTTCTTTGGAACTCTTGACACTCAGGAGCTAGAGTATTTTAAGCGTGCCGAGTCAACAATGGCCGTTGATACCTTTGAGAGTGCGGACGAAAAGTACCAGTTTATCAACAGTGTCATCGAAGAGAGCAAGGGCAAGGAACTGAAGCTCGCCACGTCGCAAATCTGTTCGAAACTCATGGAGAGAATAATTTTGGCGGCAGACGACCAACAGCTGAAGGCCATATTCCAGGGAATCAATGGCTTTTTTGTCAATTTGTCGTACAATAAGTACGCCTCCCATGTAGTGGAGACATTGCTTGTGAGGAGTGCTGCGCTGATCGAAAAGGAGCTTCTGACGCCTGTGTTTGAGGCGGAACTTGACGGCGATGAGCAAGTGTATGCATCTATGGAAAACATGTTTTTATTTATGCTGAACGAATTGAAACCCCATATGAAAATGATGATTAACCATCAGTATGCATCGCATGTGTTTCGGTTGTTGATCCTGGTCTTATCCGCCAAGAAGCTTCCAAAGAGTACGCAAAGTAATTCTGCGCTGCGGTCAAAAAAATCGAAGATTGCACGTAAGATGGTTGATCTGAAGGATAACGCTGATTTCGACAGAACATACAGGACCCCAGACTCATTTAAGCTCGAACTAAAGGGAATATTGGTTATGCTATACAAGCAGTTTACAAATGGAATTGAGCCGGGCACCAAACACTCCGAAGTGAACATCGCCTGCGTGACGAAGTTTAGAGAATACTGCGTGGACAAGGTTGCCTCACCGGTCATCCAACTTATTATCCAAGTGGAAGGTATCTTCGACAGAGATCGGTCATTCTGGAACCTGGTGTTTTCCAACACAGAACAAAATGATCCAAAAGAAGAATCGTTCATGGAGTACCTTCTTTCCGACTCTGTCGGATCTCACTTCTTGCAAGCAGTTATCGGCTTCGCTAGAACAAAGCAAGTGGAAAGGCTGTACAAGCTATACATGCAGGACCGTATTGTGAAGCTCGCTAAAAGAGATACAACAGGTGCATTTGTCATTATGTCATTGCTACAAAACTTGGGTTCAAAGGAGGTCAAGAGCATACTAGATGATTTGGTGCCGGAGCTTTCGATCTTGTTAAACTCCAACCTGGATTTTGGTTCTGAGATAATTGAAGCCTCTATACGCCAAGGGGATTACAAGAAAACCGAAATTGTGGAGCAATTGGGCAAGAAATACTATCCGGCAGATTCAGAGTCAAAGAACATATTAGAGAGTTGTCTGCAGCTTGCTTCATCTACCCTCGGTAACACTAAGGATGACTGGCCTACTGCAGATGAGAGAAGGAGAGCCTTATTTCTGGAAAAGCTAATCAATTTTGATGACTACTTCTTGGAAATCGCCGTGGAGTCTTTGTTGAACCTCCCAGAGGAACGCATTATGCAGATGTGCTACCATGGTGTATTTTCTCACGTCGTGGAACATGTTTTACAAGCTAAAAGAGTTGAGACGGTGAAGCGTAAGCTATTATTGAACATATTATACAAAGATGCCGTGAATCTTGCTTGCAATGCCTACGGCTCTCATATTATGGATAAACTCTGGGAATTCACAGCCAAACTGACTCTATACAAGGAACGTATTGCCAATCTACTTCTGGAGGAAGCAGATAAGGTCAAGAATAGTATATATGGCAGACAAGTATGGAAGAACTGGCATCTTGAACTATATGTGAGAAAGCGGTTTGACTGGCGGAAGAAGGTCAAGGAGCAGGAATTGGAAGTATTCCCAGACTCCAAGCCCCTACAACCAAAGCAAAAGGAATCAATCCCTGCTAAGCGCTCGGCACCTTCCAACAACCAGAGACCTGGCAGCCTAAACAAGAAAAGAAATGCTGAAAAGCATCATACGTAG
- the MRP8 gene encoding Mrp8p (Syntenic homolog of Saccharomyces cerevisiae YKL142W (MRP8)): protein MSDEALKKQVEELQALVKRQSVLITKTGQSVLELQVSKQKHDMANLDEKFLPKGGAGKFDTTDFATNEDLVQLVGELQGQLDTMEERSVRRLVNSTKSEEKDFLAPLPNADGEIPDVKDGVFPLTLGDFESLDNVKLYKLAKFYELLPPTLREQEKFEEFLEGKVENFHISETPDADIEAEVKRLTEEQLNDIFNDIARYLGLRSRRGTSVW, encoded by the coding sequence ATGTCAGACGAGGCATTGAAGAAACAGGTTGAGGAGCTACAGGCGCTAGTTAAACGGCAGAGCGTCCTAATCACCAAGACAGGACAGTCGGTGCTGGAGCTACAGGTCAGCAAGCAAAAGCATGACATGGCAAACTTAGACGAAAAGTTCCTTCCTAAAGGGGGCGCCGGCAAGTTTGATACAACGGATTTCGCCACGAATGAGGACTTAGTGCAGCTAGTGGGGGAGCTTCAGGGCCAGCTTGACACGATGGAAGAGCGGTCGGTGCGGCGCTTAGTGAATTCGACGAAGTCGGAGGAGAAGGACTTCTTGGCTCCATTGCCGAACGCGGACGGTGAGATTCCGGACGTGAAGGACGGCGTATTCCCTCTCACGTTGGGCGACTTCGAAAGTCTAGACAATGTGAAGCTGTATAAGCTTGCGAAATTTTATGAGTTGTTGCCACCGACACTGAGAGAACAAGAGAAGTTTGAGGAGTTTTTGGAGGGCAAAGTTGAGAACTTCCACATCTCGGAAACACCCGATGCTGATATCGAGGCGGAAGTTAAGCGGCTCACGGAGGAGCAATTGAACGATATTTTCAATGATATCGCAAGATATCTAGGTCTCAGGTCCAGAAGAGGGACCTCTGTGTGGTAG
- the LTV1 gene encoding ribosome biogenesis protein LTV1 (Syntenic homolog of Saccharomyces cerevisiae YKL143W (LTV1)) has protein sequence MSKSVFNKKTAQKFAVVHRPHDDPNYYDDEASQHVLVPVGAATSQRASKKGHRKARDVNERAGEAKLYGIEFDDSQYDYTQHLKPIGLDPENSVFIPSKNVREGDNRRKKAVDLFVEPEYRDDRQKRSEPLFSRGVAKPEYLEKMQDIPDEIRGFQPDMNPALREVLEALEDDAYVVNEDVEVKSDPPASAVEDEEDLFAELLEGGEVPGGKDAELDEWDIDGLDDFEEQNYRDEMAQFANVDNLETLQSLDVSADVRRFKQQMARDNANDWDSDDGLSDQGSAAEEQDDLGELPSFGTRTGAKKRRERQRKGAKSDVSGFSMSSSAIARTEVMTILDDKYDQVIGSYENYEEEQDEEEYQPFDMSRERADLSDMLDDFLDNYELERGGRRLAKKDKEIDNLKKAADEVSKGKLSARRNKARKEKNSLDSITSGVQSLKF, from the coding sequence ATGTCCAAGTCAGTATTTAACAAGAAGACGGCGCAGAAGTTTGCCGTTGTCCATAGGCCCCACGACGATCCTAACTATTACGATGATGAAGCATCGCAACATGTGCTGGTACCCGTCGGCGCGGCAACTAGCCAGCGCGCGAGTAAAAAGGGCCACAGAAAGGCACGGGACGTGAACGAGCGTGCTGGAGAAGCAAAACTGTATGGTATTGAGTTTGACGACTCACAGTATGACTACACACAGCACCTGAAGCCCATCGGATTAGATCCCGAGAACTCCGTATTCATTCCGTCGAAGAACGTGCGCGAGGGAGATAACCGCCGCAAGAAGGCCGTCGACCTTTTCGTTGAGCCAGAGTACCGCGATGACCGTCAAAAGCGGTCCGAGCCGCTCTTTTCCAGAGGTGTGGCTAAACCGGAATACTTGGAGAAGATGCAAGATATTCCAGACGAAATTCGCGGCTTCCAGCCTGATATGAACCCCGCCTTGCGGGAGGTTCTTGAGGCTCTTGAAGACGATGCGTACGTTGTCAACGAGGATGTTGAAGTGAAATCGGACCCCCCAGCATCGGCGGtcgaggacgaggaggaccTGTTCGCAGAACTGCTTGAGGGCGGAGAGGTCCCAGGCGGCAAAGACGCAGAGCTGGATGAGTGGGACATCGACGGCCTGGATGACTTTGAAGAGCAGAACTATCGGGACGAGATGGCCCAGTTTGCCAATGTTGACAATCTCGAGACGCTACAATCACTGGACGTGAGCGCAGACGTGCGGCGCTTCAAACAGCAGATGGCCAGGGACAACGCCAACGACTGGGATTCCGATGATGGCCTATCTGATCAGGGCTCTGCGGCAGAGGAACAGGACGACCTTGGCGAACTTCCGTCGTTCGGCACCCGTACTGGTGCCAAAAAGCGCAGGGAGCGCCAACGCAAGGGCGCCAAGTCTGACGTTTCCGGCTTCTCCATGAGTTCCAGCGCGATCGCTCGTACTGAAGTCATGACGATCCTGGACGACAAGTACGATCAGGTCATCGGCAGCTACGAAAACTACGAGGAAGAGCAGGACGAAGAGGAATACCAGCCCTTCGACATGAGTCGTGAACGCGCAGACCTTTCAGATATGCTGGATGATTTCCTAGATAACTACGAGCTGGAGCGTGGTGGCAGGCGCCTCGCCAAAAAGGACAAAGAGATAGACAACCTCAAGAAGGCTGCTGACGAGGTCAGCAAAGGGAAACTTTCTGCCAGAAGAAATAAGGCTCGCAAGGAAAAGAACAGTCTCGATAGCATTACATCAGGTGTCCAAAGCCTGAAGTTCTGA
- the RPC25 gene encoding DNA-directed RNA polymerase III subunit RPC25 (Syntenic homolog of Saccharomyces cerevisiae YKL144C (RPC25)), with amino-acid sequence MFILTKISDLVRIPPDQFHRDTASAINHQLNNKYANKIIPHVGLCITIYDLLTVDEGQLKPGDGASFINVTFRALVFKPFVGEIITGWITQCTNEGIKVSLLGMFDDIFIPAKMLFEGSYYSVDDSAWVWQMDEETKLYFDVNEKIRFRVEQEVFVDVKPKSPREQELEEQLKEKDTLTEEEKRLVEKPPAYALLGSCQTDGMGLVSWWE; translated from the coding sequence ATGTTTATTCTAACAAAGATCAGTGACCTGGTGCGGATTCCACCAGACCAGTTTCACAGGGATACTGCGTCCGCGATTAATCACCAGCTCAATAACAAGTACGCAAACAAAATTATTCCTCATGTCGGGCTATGCATTACGATCTACGATCTGCTTACAGTAGATGAGGGCCAACTAAAACCTGGCGACGGCGCATCGTTCATCAACGTGACATTTCGTGCGCTAGTATTCAAGCCATTTGTCGGAGAGATTATCACTGGCTGGATTACTCAATGTACAAACGAAGGAATAAAGGTCTCGCTGCTAGGAATGTTTGACGATATATTCATCCCTGCGAAGATGCTTTTTGAAGGCAGCTACTACTCTGTGGATGATAGTGCATGGGTATGGCAAATGGACGAGGAGACCAAACTGTATTTCGATGTGAACGAGAAGATCAGGTTTAGGGTAGAGCAGGAGGTGTTTGTGGACGTGAAGCCCAAATCACCACGAGAGCAAGAACTAGAAGAGCAGTTGAAAGAAAAAGACACACTGACAGAGGAAGAAAAGAGGCTAGTAGAGAAGCCCCCTGCATATGCATTATTAGGCAGTTGCCAAACGGATGGCATGGGTCTCGTCAGCTGGTGGGAATAA
- the RPT1 gene encoding proteasome regulatory particle base subunit RPT1 (Syntenic homolog of Saccharomyces cerevisiae YKL145W (RPT1)), translating to MFRFALSYTTLLHRQTITRDYAMPPKEDWEKYKAPVETEEEQKQADEKIKPLSEGDIQVLKTYGAAPYAAKLKSTEKDLKDIEQRIKEKAGVKESDTGLAPSHLWDIMGDRQKLSERHPLQVARCTKIIRSNPSADASRSGANTGEDDEDAKYVINLKQIAKFVVGLGERVSPTDIEEGMRVGVDRSKYFIELPLPPRIDPSVTMMTVEEKPDVTYSDVGGCKEQIEKLREVVELPLLSPERFATLGIDPPKGILLYGPPGTGKTLCARAVANRTDATFIRVIGSELVQKYVGEGARMVRELFEMARTKKACIIFFDEVDAIGGARFDDGAGGDNEVQRTMLELITQLDGFDPRGNIKVMFATNRPNTLDPALLRPGRIDRKVEFSLPDLEGRANIFRIHTKSMSVERGIRWELISRLCPNSTGAELRSVCTEAGMFAIRSRRKVATEKDFLKAVDKVINGYKKFSSTSRYMQYN from the coding sequence ATGTTTAGATTCGCCTTAAGCTATACTACACTGCTACACCGTCAGACGATCACAAGGGACTACGCAATGCCGCCTAAGGAAGACTGGGAGAAGTATAAAGCACCGGTGGAGaccgaggaggagcagaaACAGGCGGATGAGAAGATCAAACCTCTCTCCGAAGGAGATATCCAAGTGTTGAAGACCTATGGAGCCGCTCCATACGCGGCGAAGCTCAAATCCACGGAGAAAGACCTCAAGGATATCGAGCAGCGGATCAAGGAGAAGGCTGGCGTCAAGGAGAGCGATACAGGCCTTGCGCCATCGCACCTGTGGGACATAATGGGCGACCGGCAGAAACTAAGCGAAAGACATCCGCTACAGGTGGCCAGGTGTACGAAGATCATCCGGTCAAACCCCTCGGCCGACGCGAGCCGGAGCGGTGCGAACACGGGTGAGGATGACGAGGATGCCAAGTATGTGATAAATTTAAAACAGATTGCTAAGTTTGTTGTGGGCCTTGGAGAGCGCGTTTCGCCCACAGATATAGAGGAGGGCATGCGTGTTGGTGTGGACAGGTCCAAGTATTTCATCGAGCTACCTTTGCCTCCGCGGATTGACCCCAGTGTGACTATGATGACGGTGGAGGAGAAACCAGATGTGACGTATTCAGATGTAGGTGGGTGTAAGGAGCAGATAGAGAAGCTGCGTGAGGTTGTGGAGCTGCCCCTACTCTCCCCCGAGAGATTTGCGACTCTGGGCATTGATCCACCAAAGGGTATTTTACTATATGGGCCTCCGGGGACAGGTAAGACACTTTGTGCCCGTGCCGTGGCCAACAGGACCGATGCTACATTTATCAGAGTCATTGGCTCCGAATTAGTACAGAAGTACGTCGGTGAAGGTGCTAGAATGGTTAGAGAGTTGTTTGAAATGGCCAGAACAAAAAAGGCATGTATTATTTTCTTCGACGAAGTGGACGCAATTGGCGGTGCTCGTTTTGACGATGGAGCGGGTGGTGACAATGAGGTCCAAAGAACTATGTTGGAACTCATTACGCAACTAGACGGATTCGATCCACGTGGTAATATCAAGGTGATGTTTGCTACCAATAGGCCGAACACCTTAGACCCAGCATTGTTGAGACCCGGTAGAATAGACCGTAAGGTAGAATTCTCTCTTCCGGATTTGGAAGGCCGTGCCAATATTTTCCGCATTCACACAAAGTCCATGAGTGTTGAGCGTGGTATTAGATGGGAATTGATTTCCAGGTTGTGTCCAAACTCCACCGGCGCTGAACTAAGATCTGTTTGCACAGAGGCTGGCATGTTTGCAATCAGATCCAGACGCAAGGTAGCTACAGAAAAGGACTTCTTAAAAGCTGTGGATAAGGTCATCAACGGCTATAAGAAATTCAGCTCCACTTCCCGTTATATGCAATACAACTGA